CTAGATTCTAATGAGTTTATACAACAATTTGAAACTGGAATATTAGGGGATGATATGGATTTTTTTGAATGGTTTAGTTTATGTGAATTACGTCAAGATATTTTAGTCAAGATTGGTAAATTAGAAAAAGCATTATGATGAATGCTGAAGATTATTTGGCTTTGATCAAATCCTTAATTGCTCTTTGTCCAGAAGTAATAGATTTTAGTATTCTTAGATTAGCACCTGATAAATTGTTATTTTAAATTCAGAATAATTGGATCATAACACCCATTAACTAGGGAAATAGAAACCGGGTTTCTTAATAAAACTTTCGGTTTTCGCCGATAGATAACATGAGAAACCCGGTTTCTGAGCCTATTCCCTCGTTTTTAGTTTCTAGCCATAAATGCCATTAGAAAAAATAGTCCCCAGTAACAGAAGATTAAATTGAATGAATAGTGGTATAATTAGCTATATTCCTAATTTCTAAATTTACTGATTATTAAGGAATGAGTAAATAAAATGGCAATTTAATTAAATCGGTATATTTTTTATGCTTCATTTTAACTTAGAAGATAATTTAATTAACAAAAACCTAATTAAAAATTCAATTTACTATGCTATTCATAGTAGACTAAATAATGATTATTTTTGTGATTTTTTTGAGCTAAATATCAACTGCAAAGATAAAATAAAAATCAATCAATTAGTTGAATATATTAGAAATATTTATTTATTATCAGAACCTTACATACAAGATGAATCATTTGCTTATGCTTATCCAAAAAATGATTTGTTTATTAGAAAATGTATCTATCTTCCTTTTAAGGAATATGCTGTTAGATATCATTTAATCAATACTTTTTCACTAGCAGTTGAAAATTGTTTTATTAACACAAGCTATGCTCATAGAACTCAACGTTCAACAACAAAAAGTGAATTTTTGCCATTATTTAAAGAGTATTATCCTGAATACAAAAAATTTATTAAAGGGGCAGAATATCTTCTCAAAGAATTTAAACAAAATAACCAAGAGTCTTATTTGTTAAAGGCAGATATAACAGCATTCTATGATAGTATATCACATCATTACTTAGTTGATGCAATTTTTGAACTTCTAGGAAATATTTTACCAAGGAAATATGAAGAACTTTTAAAACAAATATTAAAACCAAAATTTGAATTCTATTCAATTATTGATGAATCATTAAAATCAAGAAATAAGCATCAAGGCTTATTAGTGGGAAATATAACTGATGGATATTTAGCAAATATTTTATTAACTAGAATCGATGAATTAATGATTGCCCATGGTTTTAATTATGCACGATATGTCGATGATATTAAGATAATTACCACTACAAAAGATGACGCTCTGAAAGCAGTCAATATTTTACAAGAAGAATTACATAGAATAGGCTTAACTTTAAACTCTACTAAGACAGAAATTATACATAATCCTAGTTCGGTTGAGGATCTGCTTAGAAAGAACCATCTAATTTCAATGCAAGATATTTTAAATGAAAATTTTAATGTTACTACCCAACAAGAATTCCTAGAAGAAGATGAGGATATTCGGTTAAAAGATATACTGAATATTAATTTTTCTGAAAAATTAAAAATAGAAGAAGTAAAAAAAATAACTAAATTTTTGAATAAATTAAAATTAAATAATGATTATGATGAAGAATTTTTAGTTTATCTTATAGAAAAAATTCCTGAAATGATTTTATTATTTCCTGAAACAATAAATACTAATACTTGGACTGTTGTTAAAATTATAAATTTTGGTTATAGTAATAAGATTATATTTGCTGGATATAAAGCAATGAATGGAATTTTTAAGGATAGAAAGATTATGGATTATGCTAGAACAAGATTAATTCATCATTTAATTAAGCCAAGAAAGAAAGATCCTCCATATATACTTATGATGGTAAAAAATAACGATAGTTTTCGTGAAAAACTGATTTCCATATTTCAAAAATTTTTATCGGCAAAGTCCATTGACTTAAATCTTAACTCATTATACGCATTATGGATACTATCTCATAAAGAAAATGGAAGCATTTTCGACGAGACTTTATTTCACCAAACTATAGATAATTATTTACCTAGACCTATTTCTCATACAATATCAAGAGTTTTAGCTTCCATTCTTTCATATAAAGGCAGCTTAAACTTTTTTGATGACTTTGATTTTACAGCTTTCTCTGATAACGCCGAGAGTGTGGGACTAGATGACTTGAATTATCAATAAAATATGATTCCGACAACTTCCTAAAATTAAAATATATCGGCAATATTGGTAATATTTGAAGATATATCTTTTCTTAAAAATAGATGTAATATACTACAAGCTCTGGATCTACCAATGTATCTTAATCTTCTCAAACGAATTGTCTCAGAAATAGGTTCAGGGTCTAATTCGACTAATAAAATAATATGATTTTCTAACCCTTGGAACTCATAAACAGTTGACCAAGTAATTGTTTGAGGATGAATTGGACTAGCTAAGGAAAATTGCTTAAATTTAAATGATAATGACTCAATAAATGATTGTATAGATTTCAAAATATATTCAATAGGTTGCTTAGAAAATAGTATTGTTATATTTTTTGGGCAAATTTTTTCATCCTTGGTCATGTTTATAAGCGTAGCTTGTAAAGCATCGATTAAATCCTCATCAGAAATAAAAAAATTTTCTATTACTTCTTTAAATTTCCTAACTGGATCTTTAACTTTATAAGTTGGACTAATATATTCTTTGTAACAATCAAAAATTTCAACGGTATTTCTAATTACTTTTTGTAGAGTGAAATTGGAGGATTTAAATATTTGCTGTATATCATTCTTATTCGTTTTTTGAGAATCATCTTTAAAAATAATAATATGTAATATTTTGTCTGAATAATTAGCTAAAGTTCTTAAAAAAGTTACATCTAGTTGTTGTGCTTCATCAACAATTATTCTGATTTCTGTTTCATTATTTTTGTTTTTCAAAATATCATTAACTCTTTCAATTTCTTCACTATTTAAAATCGTTAAAATATCATGATTGACTTGAATATTTAGAATAATTTCACGATTAATATAATATTTTGATTGTTGAGAATTTGTAATGAATAATACAAACTTATTGGATTGAATATCTGATATTGCCTGAGATATGGCAAGTTGAGTTTTTCCAGTTCCTGCTGGCCCTTCAATAAGTATGGGTTGATTCGCTCTGTAGAAACCATCTAAAATTTCTTGTTGTTCTTTAGTAAGCTGAATAATAGTTTGTTTTTCATCCTCTAGTTTTGCACTCAGAGATTTTTTAAATACACATTTAGGAGTAATTAAATTTTTAATTTCTTCTACTCTCTGCTTTCCAAGAGGACAATCTTTAGGATTAGTATAATGACTATATAATTCATTAATTCTAAACTCTAAATTAATAAGATCATAACTCAATAAAGTTACTTCTTGTTCCATATATGGAGCTAACTCCCCCTCTAAAGTGTCACTGTGGGGAAAGCATATTGCATATCCGCAAGTGAACCACAATGTTTTTAGGCTAGGTATCTTTTCTTTTAGGTATACAGGCAATTGTTTTGAGTTAGCTAATTGTTTTTTATAGGGATTTCTATAACATTGTTGATCACCTGATTTCCACTGATCATGCTCACCATCATAAGAAAATTGAGATCCACCTTTAACTTCAATAATTAATAAACCTTTTTGGGGATGAACTAATAAAAAATCAGTTTCTCTTTCTGTTCTACACCCTTCTTTATTTTTGAAAATCCAATATCGATCTTGAAAAATATAAAAATCATCTTCAAGTTGAGCTAGTAAACGATATACTTGTGATTCCCCATATAAATTAGGATTAGATGGGCCGTCTGGAGGAAACATTTTAGCCATTTTAATATTACTCTGATTGCAGCTTATTGGGGGTCAGTAGAGTATCAGAGTCTTCAAGGGTTCTGGGTAATGTGAGTTTGAAAGAGCGATCTCTACTTTATAATCTCTATTGTACTTGTAAAACGTCTTATAGCAAAGCACACGCGCTATTTTCTGTTGATCAATACTTCAATAAGAGTGATCTATACAGTTTGAGTTGGTGCGTGTGGCAATACTGACACACCCTATAAGTTTTCAGCTACAAAGAAAGTTTGTGGTGGTGCGTGCGATCCACGCTGACGCACCTGACTACAATGAATTGGAGTTAAGAAGGTTTAATAGCCGTAAATAGGGCGGAATAATCATCGTTTGATTTTCCGAGTTTTTGCGTCGTTTCTAATATTGCTTTTACTCCTTCTAATGAACTTGCATTTAACCCCATTTTGACCGCTTCTTGTAGAAACAAATTCGTGTCTTTTAATAGATGTTTTACGGGGAAATTGGGATTTTCATAATTTTCTTCTAACATCCGTTGTAATTTTTTATCAAAGGTGGGAGCATATAACGCACTGTTGCGTAAAATATCCATAAATAATTCGATATCAACTCCTTGCTGTTGAACAAAATTTAAACTTAAGGCGAAAGCCGTTGTTAAGGAAGCAATTAATTGATTTAAGGCTAATTTTAACGCAGCCGCACTTCCGACTTCTCCAATATATTTCGGTTCGCCTAAGCATTTTAACAAATTCAACCATTGATCAAATTGCGCCTCTGTAGAACCTACCATAATTTGTAATGTTCCGGCTTTCGCTTCAGGAATACTCCCCAAAACAGGCGCTTCTAAATAGTCTCCTCCTGCTTTCAGAATGTCTTTTTGAATCGTTTTACTATCCGTTGGCGAAATTGTTCCCATTGAAATCACTGTTTTTCCCGATAAAAACGATTGAAATTCTGAACGGAACAAAACCGACTCAATGGCGTCTTGATTCGTTAACATTAATAAAATACAATCACTGGTAGCAATTAAACCTTGAGGCGTTCCGGCTACTGTCGCCCCTGCTTCCCTTAACGGTTCGACTTTAGAGGTTGTGCGATTATACACAATGAGTTGATATCCAGCTTCTAACAGTCGTTGCGCCATCGGAAACCCCATTAACCCGGTTCCGATTATTCCGATTTTCATTTAATGTTAACTCCCATTGACTAGAAATCCTGATTTGCAACCTAGATCATAATAGAGCTAAAATTTAATAACTACAATTTTCAGAAATTTCAAACCATCAGGGCCCATCTGTTAACCTTCCTACAGGTGTAAGCTCATGAAACTCGGCGAAATTTTGATGCGTAGAGGTTTAATTTCCTCAATACAACTTGAACAAGCCATTACCGTTCAAGGAGTTTGTCATTTAAGATTAGGAGAACTGTTAGTGACTGAAGGTTGGATTCAGACCACTGACTTAGAACAAGCCCTTTTAGAACAAAAATGGCGTCAAAAGGGCTTGTGGGTAATTGATTAGTTCTTTCCTTAATTAAAATGCGTGTTTAATAGACTTAAATTGAATACAGTTGATCTTCAAATAAATCTTCTCCGAAAACTGGGGTGACGTTTTGAAACCCTAAGCTTTCCAGATAAGATTTCCAACCGTCCGGGGAATCTTCTATGTCTAATGCACCCAGTACCCTAGCAACATCTGCAATCCAAGGAACAGTCCAAATGGTGTATCCTTGCCAATTTGAGCCCACTGATAACCAATCTGGGAGTGTATGTTCTCGAATAGGGCTTGAAAGTTCCCAACTTGCGCGAAAACAGTAGATTTGACCAGAATTTAACATCATTTTTTTGAGGATTTTGAACGGCAAAATGGACAGATTTCTGTCTCAACAAGATGCGTGAATTTAAAATTACGCATAAGTCTAAATTTAGCGGATTTATTTAACGATCCACCTCAATCAAAAGATAGGATAACTTCGAGAGTTTAACCGTATCCTATACAACAAATAATCTCTAAAAAAGATCTAATCAATTAAAATATCCTCCGAGGTGTCGCTAGTTCGATGCTGCCAATTAATATTAGGGATATTATTAAATCCTTGTTTGAGGCACTCTTCCCAGAGTTTACGAATTTCTGCTAAATAGGGATCACCCAAGCGTAGTTTTAACCAATTTTTGACCTCTAAAGTATCTTTTTCATATAACACTAAATTAATGGGAGGCCCTACAGAAATATTAGATTTCATGGTAGAATCAATTGAGAGTAATGCACATTTAGCTGCTGCTTCTAAATGGGTATTAAAGCTCAATGTTCGATCTAAAATGGGTTTACCATATTTAGTTTCTCCTATTTGCAAAAATGGTGTTTCTCTCGTGGCATGAATAAAATTACCTTGGCTATAAATTAAAAATAAAGCCGGATCTTGTCCCTTGATTTGCCCCCCTAATAGCATTGAACATTGAGGCTCAATTCCGTCTTTTTTTAGCCATTTTTCATCCAGTTCTTGAATTTTTCTGAGTTTTGATCCAATATATCGAGCGACTTCATACATAGAAGGGAGAGTATGTAAATTAATCTCTTCCTGGGTTTTGAGATCCCGATCTAATTCGCTGACAATTCCCTGGGTGATGGAGAGATTTCCCGCCGTACATAATAGAATTACGCGCTCACCTGATTTAGAAAAATCGAATAATTTCCGATAGGTAGAAATATAATCAACCCCAGCATTTGTGCGCGAGTCCGCCGCAATCACTAAGCCAGTATTGGTAATAATACCCAAACAATAGGTCATAGAAAGTTTCAATAAAATTTAGTAACTCACCAAAAGGAAAAGAATAGACTTTTCTGACCCGAACTGTCAACCATCAAGCTTTAATACCCCACCCTCCTCTTCTACCCAGATCAAAATTCAACTCAAACAGCAGGAGTCCCCGACTCTAGCTGTACCCCTGTGAGTAGCAGGAGGAATGGCTGTGAGTCCATGATTGCACTACTAATGTAATCTTCTTTGGTAGAATCAATCAGAAGCCGGAGAATTAGGAATAAAAGATTCAGTCATTGGACATCACGAGAACTGCTGTTGGAGATCATCAAGCAAGGCATTGCCAAGACCATCTTACCTCGTCATGTAGAACGATTAATGTTAGAAACTGATTGGAAATCTCACCCGTTATAACAGAATACGGGTTAAATTCCTATCGAAATAAATGGAAACTATAAGCGGTTGTTCAAGTAGGAAATGCTCTATGAAGATCTGTGTTTTTATTGATTCGGCAATTAATAACTGTGAATATTTAATTAAAAATGTTTTTGAATCAGTAGAAGTTGTCCAACTTAATAATAGTCAAGATAGTATTCAACAAGTTGCAGATTATCTACGACAAAGACGGGAGATTCAAGAAGTTCATCTAATTAGTCATGGTGCTTCAGGTTGTTTAAAGTTTGCCAAAAGTCAACTTGATTTAGAAAACTTAGAAAACTACCATCAACTTTTAAAACAAAGCTTTTCTGCTGTCGATTCTTTAATTCTCTATGGCTGTCATCTTGCTCAAGGAGAAAAAGGTCAAACTTTTATTAAACAATTACATCAAATTACGGCTACAAAAATAGCAGCTTCAACAAGCTTAACCGGAAACAAAATCTTAGGGGGAAATTGGGATTTTGAATTTACCCTTGGCAATCTTAACGTTAATTTACCGTTTAACCCAGAAGCACTTCAAAGTTATCCTTCTATTTTAGCGACTTTTATTGTTAATAGTACAGGGGATACGAATGATAATGATATAAGCAATGGCATTACTACACTCCGAGAAGCAATTACTGTTGCAAATATAACCCCTGGAGCAGATCGAATTGATTTTAATATTCCCAATAGCGATCCCGGATTTAATGCAACGACTAATTCCTTTACAATTCTACCATTATCCAGATTACCTGCAATCACAGATTCAGTTGTTATTGATGCGACTACTCAAACCGGATTTACAGGTACTCCGATTATTGAAATTAATGGCACTAATGCAGCAGGATTAGATGATGGAGTTATAGAAATTACAGCCGGAGAAAATAGCATTATTCGAGGGTTTGTCATTAATCGTGCTGGATTTAGTAATGCAGCCATTTTAATTAACAATAGTAACGCCAATCAAATTGAAAATAACTATCTGGGAACCGATATTACAGGAACCGTTGATCCAGGGGGAAATGGGTCAGGAATTATTATTCTTAATTCTGCTAATAATATTATTCGAGATAATCTCATTTCGGGAAATAATAACACTTCGGCAGTGGGAATCCGTATCGAAGGAAATACCGCTACCAATAATCAAATTTTAGGAAACTTTATCGGCACAACTATTACAGGAAATGCAGCTTTAGCAAATTCAGGTGGGGGTATTGTCATTGAAAATGCGCCTAATAATATTATTGGAGGAACCACAGCAAGCGATCGCAATATTATTTCTGGAAATGGCTTTAATGGAATTAATATTAGTGGAATTGATACCATTGGTAATCGAATTTTAGGAAACTATATTGGTACAGATATTACTGGAACCGTTGCAGTTCGTAATACTTTTGATGGAATTTTAATCTCATCTAATGCGTCTAATACAATTATTGGCGGAACCGCAGTTGGTGAAGCCAATTTAATTTCAGGTAATGGTTCTAGTGGTATTTTCCTCCAAACTGGAAGCAATAATCAAGTCATTGCCAACTTAATTGGAACGGATATTACGGGTAAAATTGCTTTAGGAAATGGGTCAGTAGCAGGCGTAAGGATTGAAAGTTCCGAGCATCTCATTCAAGATAACTTAATTTCAGGAAATATTGGCGATGGAATCTTAATTGGGAGTAGCAATGCCAATAATAATATTGTTACCGGAAATCTCGTTGGAACAGATATTGATGGAATCGCAACTTTAGGCAATAGTGAAACCGGAATTATAATTGCCCAATCTGCAACGAATAATAGAATTGGTGGAACTATTCTTGATGAACGAAATATTATTTCAGGTAATAATAGTTCAGGAGTTAGTATTCAATTTAATGCCACCAATAACCAAGTTTTAGGAAACTATATAGGGGTAAATATTAACGGAATTGCAGATTTAGGAAACGCTGCTGATGGTATCAGTTTATTGGCAGCACCTAATAATATTATTGGAGGAACTGTTGCTGGATCTGGAAATTTAATTTCTGGAAATAATGGAAATGGAATCGATCTGGGTTTAGCTTCCTCTGAAACTCGAATTTTAGGAAACTTTATTGGGACAGATTTTACGGGAACTGTTGCAATTCCTAATACAGAGAATGGAATTAGTACAGATGGGTTTCCGGTTAATGGAATTATTGGGGGTACAACGCCAACAGAACGAAATTTGATTTCTGGAAATGGAGAAAATGGGATTGATATTTCTGCACCCAATTATCAAATTATTGGTAACTTTATTGGGACTCAAATTGATGGGGTGAGTTTGTTAGGAAATACAAACGCAGGAATAAATATTGCTTTTGGGGGGAACAATACCCGTATTGGTGGAACAAATACAGGAGAAGGAAATGCGATCGCTTTTAATGGTAGAGATGGAGTATCTGTTGGAAATGGCAGTACAGGAAATTCTATTTTATCGAATGCTATTTTCTCTAATATTGAATTAGGAATTGATTTAAGTTCACCTGCTATTAATACAGCCGGAACAACAGCAAATGATGCGGGAGATACGGACACTGGAAGTAATAACCTGCAAAATTTTCCAGTTATTACTTCAGCCGTTTCCGATGGAACTAATACAACCGTTTCTGGAAGCTTAAATAGTACGCCTAACACAACTTTTCGAGTTGAATTTTTCGCTAATGATATTTTAGATCCCACCACATTCGGAGAAGGTCAACAATTTTTAGGGTTTGCAAACGTCACAACTGATGCAACGGGAAATATTAGCTTTGATCAAAGCTTTTTATCTTCTCAAACTGACAATAAATTTATTACCGCTACCGCTACAGACCCCAGTAACAGCACCTCAGAGTTTTCAGGGGGACAACAAGTTAACCCCTTAACCCAAGTTGAATTTTCTCAAGGAAATTATCAACTAAATGAAGATGGAACTGTTGTTGGTTCAGCTATTACAATTAATCGCATCGGAAATACCGCAAGTTCATCCAGTATTGAGGTTCAATTAACCAATGGAACAGCAACCGGAGGAACAACCTTAGACACCGGAATAGACTTTAATAACACTTCAATTTTAGTTAATTTCGCATCGGGAGAAACCTTTAAAACCGTAACAATTCCCATTAATAATGATACGTTACCCGAAGAGAACGAAAGTTTGACATTAACACTAGCCAATGGAAGTATTGGAACAATCATTAATCCTCAAAATAGTTCAATTGTTGAAATTATCGATAACGACGAACCAGAACCTACACCTACTCCGACTCCGACTCCCACGCCAGAACCCACTCCTACACCCACTCCGACTCCGACTCCCACGCCAGAACCCACTCCTACACCCACTCCGACTCCAACACCCGAACCTACACCAGAACCCACGCCTACTCCGACTCCCACTCCAGAACCCACTCCTACACCGACTCCCACTCCTACACCCACACCAACGCCAACGCCAGAACCAGAAGATCCAGACTGTCTTTGTCCCTCTTTCCCGACTCCTCCTGATGTTAATTTAACTCAACCTATAGATAGAATTGTAGGTAAGGAACCCGATGAAAAATTATTAGGTACAGAAGGAAATAACTTTTTACAAAGCTTTGGTGGGAATGATACTTTAATCGGTTTAGATGGACAAGATACCCTGGTTGGAGACATACAAAACGATATTTTATTTGGAAATAAAAACGCAGATTTATTAATCGGTGAAGTCGGAGAAGACACACTCTATGGAGGAAAAGAAGATGATTTAATTTTGGGAGACGAAGGAAATGATCAAATTTGGGGAGATGAAGAAAATGATACTTTATTAGGAGGGAATGGAGATGACACCTTATTAGGTGGAATTAACGATCCATCTAATCCTAATGAAGATGGACTAGACTTATTATTCGGGAATGAAGGAAATGATTTAAGTTTCGGAAATCAAGCTAATGATTCTCTCTCAGGAGAAGCGGGAAATGATACGTTGTATGGCGGAAAAAATGATGATTTGATGTCGGGTGATGCAGGTGATGATTTACTATTGGGTGATCAAGGAAATGATACCCTTTGCGGCGGTGAAGGGGAAGATACACTCTATGGAAGTTTAGGTTCACAAATAGAAGCGAATTCAGGAGAAGAAGAAGATTTACTCTGTGGCGACGAAGGAAATGATTTTCTGTTGGGAAATGAAGGAAAAGACACCTTAAATGGTGGCGAAGGAAATGATATTTTGTTTGGGGGTATAAATAATGATAGCCTGATTGGTGGCGCAGGTAATGATACTTTACTGGGGGATCAAGGTAACAATATTTTAGCAGGGGGAACAGGACGTGATCTCTTTGTTGTTAAAGTTAATCAAGGTGAAAATACAATAATTGACTTTCAAGATAGTCAAGATCAAATTCTGGTAATTTTAAATGAAAATTTAGCTAATTTTATTCCTTTTGAAGACTTGATGATTACCCAGAATGGAAACAATACATTGCTCCAATTTGAGGAACAAGTTCTGGCTATTTTAGAAGGGATAGAAGCAGACTTGATCACCTCAGAGGATTTCTTGTTTGTTAACACCTAACTCAATTTTCTTTTCCCCTCTGTTCCCTGTTCTAAGAGTGGGTAGCGCTATAACGGGTGATTAACGTTATCATGATCTCAAATCAACCCCTATCGTTTATGGAGGGCCAGGGAACTGGTTAAACGTGCCTATCGAAACGATTTATGGTCAACTACAAGGCCTAAAACCCAGTCAGCTTAAACGGTTGCAAAGCCTGTATCATCAAAGATTACCGGGTGATCGCATTACAACCGCAGAATTTGCCCAGCGACTGGCGGCCATTAGTACAGAAGTCGAACAACCTCTGTGCGCCTATATTAACCGTCGGGGACAAGTCATGCGTGTGGGAGTCGGAAGCCCGCGCCAGACCCAAATTCCCCCCTTAGAACTGCCCCGTTATGGCAATGGACGACTGAGTGGGATTCGCTGTATTGCCACTCAAACCAACGCCGAACCCCCCAAAGAATCAGCCCTCACTGCAATGGCCATTCAACGGTTAGATGTTCTCGCCGTTCTAACCTTAACTGGAAGTGGATTTCAACGACGAGGAGGAGGTGAAACAGGTTATGTCAAAGATACCTATATCGCTCACCTTGTCCCAGAAATGGACACGGCAAATCATCAACACATTGATAATGGTTTTTCTGCCATTCCCTATTATTTGTCCTTGCCCATGAGTTTGGATACCCTTTCCCAACAGGACTTTCTGGATTTAGTTAATGGCCTAGAGGCAGAATTTGAACGGGAATTTGTCGCCCGTGAAGTTGATTCTAGTCAAGATAAAGTCCTCTTAGTTGGGGTCAAAACGGAAAAAATCTCACCCCAACGTTTTGAAGATGGGTTAGCGGAATTAATTCGTTTAGTCGATACCGCCGGAG
This genomic stretch from Planktothrix sp. FACHB-1365 harbors:
- a CDS encoding RNA-directed DNA polymerase, with the translated sequence MLHFNLEDNLINKNLIKNSIYYAIHSRLNNDYFCDFFELNINCKDKIKINQLVEYIRNIYLLSEPYIQDESFAYAYPKNDLFIRKCIYLPFKEYAVRYHLINTFSLAVENCFINTSYAHRTQRSTTKSEFLPLFKEYYPEYKKFIKGAEYLLKEFKQNNQESYLLKADITAFYDSISHHYLVDAIFELLGNILPRKYEELLKQILKPKFEFYSIIDESLKSRNKHQGLLVGNITDGYLANILLTRIDELMIAHGFNYARYVDDIKIITTTKDDALKAVNILQEELHRIGLTLNSTKTEIIHNPSSVEDLLRKNHLISMQDILNENFNVTTQQEFLEEDEDIRLKDILNINFSEKLKIEEVKKITKFLNKLKLNNDYDEEFLVYLIEKIPEMILLFPETINTNTWTVVKIINFGYSNKIIFAGYKAMNGIFKDRKIMDYARTRLIHHLIKPRKKDPPYILMMVKNNDSFREKLISIFQKFLSAKSIDLNLNSLYALWILSHKENGSIFDETLFHQTIDNYLPRPISHTISRVLASILSYKGSLNFFDDFDFTAFSDNAESVGLDDLNYQ
- a CDS encoding nuclease-related domain-containing DEAD/DEAH box helicase, with product MAKMFPPDGPSNPNLYGESQVYRLLAQLEDDFYIFQDRYWIFKNKEGCRTERETDFLLVHPQKGLLIIEVKGGSQFSYDGEHDQWKSGDQQCYRNPYKKQLANSKQLPVYLKEKIPSLKTLWFTCGYAICFPHSDTLEGELAPYMEQEVTLLSYDLINLEFRINELYSHYTNPKDCPLGKQRVEEIKNLITPKCVFKKSLSAKLEDEKQTIIQLTKEQQEILDGFYRANQPILIEGPAGTGKTQLAISQAISDIQSNKFVLFITNSQQSKYYINREIILNIQVNHDILTILNSEEIERVNDILKNKNNETEIRIIVDEAQQLDVTFLRTLANYSDKILHIIIFKDDSQKTNKNDIQQIFKSSNFTLQKVIRNTVEIFDCYKEYISPTYKVKDPVRKFKEVIENFFISDEDLIDALQATLINMTKDEKICPKNITILFSKQPIEYILKSIQSFIESLSFKFKQFSLASPIHPQTITWSTVYEFQGLENHIILLVELDPEPISETIRLRRLRYIGRSRACSILHLFLRKDISSNITNIADIF
- a CDS encoding NAD(P)-dependent oxidoreductase, which gives rise to MKIGIIGTGLMGFPMAQRLLEAGYQLIVYNRTTSKVEPLREAGATVAGTPQGLIATSDCILLMLTNQDAIESVLFRSEFQSFLSGKTVISMGTISPTDSKTIQKDILKAGGDYLEAPVLGSIPEAKAGTLQIMVGSTEAQFDQWLNLLKCLGEPKYIGEVGSAAALKLALNQLIASLTTAFALSLNFVQQQGVDIELFMDILRNSALYAPTFDKKLQRMLEENYENPNFPVKHLLKDTNLFLQEAVKMGLNASSLEGVKAILETTQKLGKSNDDYSALFTAIKPS
- a CDS encoding proteasome-type protease, which codes for MTYCLGIITNTGLVIAADSRTNAGVDYISTYRKLFDFSKSGERVILLCTAGNLSITQGIVSELDRDLKTQEEINLHTLPSMYEVARYIGSKLRKIQELDEKWLKKDGIEPQCSMLLGGQIKGQDPALFLIYSQGNFIHATRETPFLQIGETKYGKPILDRTLSFNTHLEAAAKCALLSIDSTMKSNISVGPPINLVLYEKDTLEVKNWLKLRLGDPYLAEIRKLWEECLKQGFNNIPNINWQHRTSDTSEDILID
- a CDS encoding DUF4347 domain-containing protein, encoding MKICVFIDSAINNCEYLIKNVFESVEVVQLNNSQDSIQQVADYLRQRREIQEVHLISHGASGCLKFAKSQLDLENLENYHQLLKQSFSAVDSLILYGCHLAQGEKGQTFIKQLHQITATKIAASTSLTGNKILGGNWDFEFTLGNLNVNLPFNPEALQSYPSILATFIVNSTGDTNDNDISNGITTLREAITVANITPGADRIDFNIPNSDPGFNATTNSFTILPLSRLPAITDSVVIDATTQTGFTGTPIIEINGTNAAGLDDGVIEITAGENSIIRGFVINRAGFSNAAILINNSNANQIENNYLGTDITGTVDPGGNGSGIIILNSANNIIRDNLISGNNNTSAVGIRIEGNTATNNQILGNFIGTTITGNAALANSGGGIVIENAPNNIIGGTTASDRNIISGNGFNGINISGIDTIGNRILGNYIGTDITGTVAVRNTFDGILISSNASNTIIGGTAVGEANLISGNGSSGIFLQTGSNNQVIANLIGTDITGKIALGNGSVAGVRIESSEHLIQDNLISGNIGDGILIGSSNANNNIVTGNLVGTDIDGIATLGNSETGIIIAQSATNNRIGGTILDERNIISGNNSSGVSIQFNATNNQVLGNYIGVNINGIADLGNAADGISLLAAPNNIIGGTVAGSGNLISGNNGNGIDLGLASSETRILGNFIGTDFTGTVAIPNTENGISTDGFPVNGIIGGTTPTERNLISGNGENGIDISAPNYQIIGNFIGTQIDGVSLLGNTNAGINIAFGGNNTRIGGTNTGEGNAIAFNGRDGVSVGNGSTGNSILSNAIFSNIELGIDLSSPAINTAGTTANDAGDTDTGSNNLQNFPVITSAVSDGTNTTVSGSLNSTPNTTFRVEFFANDILDPTTFGEGQQFLGFANVTTDATGNISFDQSFLSSQTDNKFITATATDPSNSTSEFSGGQQVNPLTQVEFSQGNYQLNEDGTVVGSAITINRIGNTASSSSIEVQLTNGTATGGTTLDTGIDFNNTSILVNFASGETFKTVTIPINNDTLPEENESLTLTLANGSIGTIINPQNSSIVEIIDNDEPEPTPTPTPTPTPEPTPTPTPTPTPTPEPTPTPTPTPTPEPTPEPTPTPTPTPEPTPTPTPTPTPTPTPTPEPEDPDCLCPSFPTPPDVNLTQPIDRIVGKEPDEKLLGTEGNNFLQSFGGNDTLIGLDGQDTLVGDIQNDILFGNKNADLLIGEVGEDTLYGGKEDDLILGDEGNDQIWGDEENDTLLGGNGDDTLLGGINDPSNPNEDGLDLLFGNEGNDLSFGNQANDSLSGEAGNDTLYGGKNDDLMSGDAGDDLLLGDQGNDTLCGGEGEDTLYGSLGSQIEANSGEEEDLLCGDEGNDFLLGNEGKDTLNGGEGNDILFGGINNDSLIGGAGNDTLLGDQGNNILAGGTGRDLFVVKVNQGENTIIDFQDSQDQILVILNENLANFIPFEDLMITQNGNNTLLQFEEQVLAILEGIEADLITSEDFLFVNT